From a region of the Paenibacillus segetis genome:
- a CDS encoding nucleoside deaminase encodes MINNTDLKHLRRCVELAKAALQVDDEPFGSVLVSADDVVLAEDHNHVSGGDHTQHPEFALARWAAENMTIEERRKATVYTSGEHCPMCAAAHGWVGLGRIVYASSSAQLVQWLSEMGVAASRVRNLPIQEVIRDTDIDGPVPELAEQVRELHRQFHAKKR; translated from the coding sequence ATGATTAATAATACCGATCTAAAGCATCTACGTCGCTGTGTTGAGCTTGCAAAGGCTGCACTACAGGTCGACGATGAACCGTTCGGTTCGGTTCTAGTCTCAGCCGATGATGTTGTGCTTGCAGAAGATCACAACCATGTATCCGGCGGAGATCATACCCAGCATCCAGAATTCGCATTAGCGCGTTGGGCGGCCGAGAACATGACGATAGAAGAAAGGCGCAAAGCAACGGTTTATACTTCGGGGGAACATTGCCCGATGTGTGCCGCGGCTCACGGTTGGGTTGGATTGGGCCGGATTGTGTATGCGAGTTCCTCTGCACAACTGGTTCAATGGTTAAGTGAGATGGGGGTCGCCGCATCGCGGGTGCGCAACCTTCCGATTCAGGAAGTCATTCGCGATACGGACATAGATGGTCCTGTTCCTGAACTGGCCGAGCAGGTTCGGGAGCTCCATCGACAGTTTCACGCGAAGAAACGGTAA
- a CDS encoding MBL fold metallo-hydrolase — protein sequence MNNEYFTIQQASEGIWGAISVPGSGSLGNATIIDLGDLTVVVDTTNLPHSGALLRHTAEQLTNKPVKYVVNTHFRGDHVNGNQEFMKSEFISTVWTRDLLSDMGEVNIDLMQQNIQKLITSLNHVRSQQSDSHMLTEIDYDLSVQRALYDAIPSLSRVVPTITFDDKLVIQGTKRSIEVLSYGGGHSLSDAIVYVPEEQTLIAGDLISTKTIPVMPHGNPYAWIRILKRIQKDLKVDTVVPGHGDVSNSDRIMDVIHFLENTIAYVSGAVASGESESYWLEQGVLQGYEDWHLPQYFRWNFRWLFNGMLVQNNR from the coding sequence ATGAACAACGAATATTTCACGATTCAACAAGCATCGGAAGGTATTTGGGGTGCTATTTCGGTTCCAGGCAGCGGTTCTCTGGGGAATGCAACAATTATTGATCTTGGGGATTTAACCGTAGTAGTAGATACAACTAACCTGCCGCATTCTGGTGCTTTGTTACGTCATACTGCTGAACAATTAACAAATAAACCGGTTAAATATGTAGTGAATACACATTTTCGTGGAGATCATGTTAACGGCAATCAGGAATTTATGAAAAGCGAATTTATATCTACTGTTTGGACAAGAGATTTGCTATCTGATATGGGCGAAGTGAATATTGATCTTATGCAACAAAACATTCAAAAGTTAATAACTAGCCTAAATCATGTACGTTCACAGCAAAGTGATTCCCACATGTTAACCGAAATTGACTATGATCTTTCTGTACAGCGAGCCCTGTATGATGCCATCCCTTCCCTTTCCAGGGTGGTACCCACGATAACCTTTGACGATAAACTCGTTATTCAAGGAACAAAGCGAAGTATCGAAGTTTTATCTTACGGAGGTGGTCATTCTTTAAGTGATGCTATTGTGTACGTTCCAGAAGAGCAAACTTTGATCGCTGGTGATTTAATATCGACGAAGACGATTCCAGTCATGCCACACGGTAATCCATACGCTTGGATACGCATCCTTAAACGCATTCAAAAAGACCTCAAGGTCGATACTGTCGTTCCGGGACACGGAGATGTGTCTAATTCAGATCGAATCATGGATGTCATACACTTTTTGGAGAACACGATCGCTTATGTTTCTGGAGCTGTAGCAAGCGGGGAATCAGAGTCTTATTGGTTGGAACAAGGAGTATTACAAGGTTATGAGGATTGGCATCTGCCCCAGTATTTCAGATGGAACTTTCGCTGGCTCTTTAACGGTATGCTTGTTCAAAACAACAGATGA
- a CDS encoding MFS transporter: MGTTWFKESKYAWIGLGSLWIIGFIGALTRFSMAFFQVQISEDLQISRGFISMAWSTNLLITAICAPVGGWLAERYGTKKVLFISAAMSTLGTGVVTLGNHSSVFFIGYGVISGLAGIGATTSYILMFEWFRHHRAKAMALLGSASSVGLAIITPIFVSVGWLTWRNAFLASFALGILVTLPVIWLGVKSLQQKDMEKPHSDLSLETEEHDKPLTVKSSPKKFLHLPLFVVVAMALFTCGINMGSVEMNLVAIHQLANVTPSMIALSMSILGIMEITGAMICGYFLDRYNKLIMMSILYGIRIIGFVFLFMHLGSSPIVFAIAFGITYLSAVPGGILVINEFANGKGQHTGVLLFFHQGGGIVGALIGGLSFDYFRNYQNLIVVDIIICILVALGYFVLYTTHRRNLRIYNKKVTVSGL, encoded by the coding sequence GTGGGCACGACATGGTTTAAGGAATCCAAGTATGCTTGGATTGGATTGGGATCTCTCTGGATAATTGGGTTTATTGGCGCCTTGACCCGATTCAGCATGGCTTTTTTTCAGGTGCAAATTTCGGAGGATTTACAGATTAGCAGGGGATTCATTTCGATGGCATGGTCTACCAATTTATTAATTACAGCTATATGCGCGCCTGTTGGAGGCTGGCTTGCCGAACGTTACGGCACAAAGAAGGTACTGTTCATAAGTGCAGCCATGAGTACTTTAGGTACCGGCGTTGTCACGTTAGGAAACCATTCTAGCGTCTTTTTCATTGGATATGGTGTTATTTCTGGGTTAGCTGGTATTGGGGCGACGACGAGTTATATATTGATGTTTGAATGGTTTAGGCATCATCGAGCAAAAGCAATGGCGCTGCTGGGGAGTGCGTCCTCAGTAGGATTAGCAATTATTACGCCGATCTTCGTATCCGTCGGCTGGCTGACTTGGAGGAATGCCTTCTTGGCTTCTTTTGCCCTAGGCATTCTTGTGACATTACCTGTAATTTGGCTGGGAGTTAAGAGCCTGCAACAGAAAGATATGGAGAAACCTCATTCGGATCTTTCTCTAGAAACTGAAGAGCATGATAAGCCTCTAACAGTAAAATCATCACCTAAGAAATTCCTCCATCTTCCTCTCTTTGTCGTGGTCGCGATGGCGTTGTTCACCTGTGGTATCAATATGGGATCCGTTGAAATGAATTTGGTAGCCATACATCAGTTGGCAAATGTGACACCAAGCATGATTGCTCTATCTATGAGCATACTTGGCATTATGGAAATCACGGGAGCAATGATTTGCGGTTATTTTCTGGACCGATACAATAAATTGATAATGATGTCTATTCTGTATGGTATACGTATTATAGGCTTTGTTTTCCTCTTTATGCACTTGGGAAGTTCACCTATTGTTTTTGCAATAGCGTTTGGAATTACCTACTTAAGCGCAGTTCCGGGAGGGATCCTTGTCATCAATGAATTTGCAAACGGGAAAGGACAACATACCGGAGTGTTACTTTTCTTCCATCAGGGAGGCGGTATTGTGGGAGCATTAATCGGGGGCTTATCCTTCGATTATTTCCGAAATTATCAGAACTTGATCGTTGTTGACATCATTATTTGTATCCTTGTAGCGCTAGGATACTTCGTATTATACACAACACATAGAAGGAATCTTAGAATTTATAATAAGAAGGTTACAGTTAGCGGTCTCTGA
- a CDS encoding TetR/AcrR family transcriptional regulator: MEKGEKTREFIITKAAELFNQKGYSGSSLSDITELTGIKKGGIYRHFSSKDEIAFEAFSYAGSIVGARLAHAVNQQETASGKLLAYLRVYENVVEDPPFIGGCPLLNTAIDCDDSHPGLRERAKQALIETLESKKKIISEGVQSGEFKADLDIEALATFSLSIMEGGIMMSKLEGNNRHIQMNIKSFANYLEKECLREPR, translated from the coding sequence ATGGAGAAAGGTGAAAAAACTCGCGAATTCATCATAACTAAGGCCGCTGAACTTTTTAACCAGAAGGGATATTCGGGTTCATCCTTATCAGATATAACAGAGTTGACAGGCATCAAAAAAGGCGGCATCTACCGCCATTTTTCTAGTAAAGACGAAATTGCATTTGAAGCTTTTAGCTATGCTGGCAGTATTGTAGGGGCCCGGCTTGCTCATGCTGTCAATCAACAAGAAACGGCCTCTGGCAAGCTGCTAGCTTATTTGCGCGTATACGAGAACGTAGTGGAAGATCCGCCCTTCATCGGGGGTTGCCCGCTCCTCAACACAGCTATTGATTGTGACGACAGTCATCCAGGCTTACGTGAAAGAGCCAAGCAAGCGCTAATAGAAACACTGGAATCCAAAAAGAAAATCATATCCGAAGGCGTACAAAGCGGAGAATTCAAAGCTGACCTCGATATAGAGGCGCTGGCCACCTTCTCCCTGTCCATCATGGAGGGCGGTATCATGATGAGTAAGCTCGAAGGTAATAATCGGCATATACAGATGAATATCAAGAGCTTTGCTAATTATTTAGAAAAGGAATGCCTGCGCGAACCCCGTTAA
- a CDS encoding MerR family transcriptional regulator, whose product MLTISQVSEKTGLTPYTIRYYEKIGVLHEPQRKNGGARVYQESEVSYIQCLNNLKKLGLSLEEITEFTREGCVMDKIQQGENLSKYTPTLKNRIEILEKHLMELEAKRQEIDYNISLAEEKLALYQELTKEDKVNTR is encoded by the coding sequence ATGCTTACAATAAGCCAAGTGTCAGAAAAAACGGGATTAACTCCCTATACGATTCGCTATTATGAAAAAATTGGGGTGCTACATGAACCCCAGCGTAAAAATGGAGGGGCACGTGTCTACCAAGAAAGCGAGGTTTCCTACATTCAATGTCTAAATAACCTAAAAAAATTGGGATTATCGCTTGAGGAGATTACGGAATTTACTCGTGAGGGCTGTGTGATGGATAAAATTCAACAAGGGGAGAATCTTTCTAAGTATACTCCTACCTTAAAAAATCGAATTGAAATCCTTGAGAAGCATCTGATGGAACTGGAAGCCAAGCGGCAAGAAATTGATTACAATATTTCTCTAGCGGAAGAGAAACTTGCCCTATACCAAGAACTTACGAAAGAAGACAAAGTAAATACTAGATAA
- a CDS encoding ABC transporter ATP-binding protein: MSEQKTNRRPAAGGRMGRGGAEKAKDFKRTWGKLIAYCKNYMPVIVVALVLAAIGTVLQIIGPDKLKEMTNEIMKGLPQLVDGVSIAGAIDLTAVRNIAFLLVAFYAGSAILSFMQSYIMATVTQKISKNMRTGISKKINKLPLKYFDRVSYGDILSRVTNDVDTIGQTMNQSIGSLVTSITMFVGSAFMMFYNNWIMALTAIGSSVLGFLIMGIIMAKSQKYFVQQQEGLGVANGHIEEVYSGHNVVKVYNGGKEAKRYFENVNESLYESGWKSQFMSGLMMPLMMFIGNLGYVSVCVVGAALAMNGTISFGVIVAFMLYIRLFTQPLSQIAQAFQNLQRTAAASERVFEFFDEEELSDESQKAKQLGNVKGDVEFRHVKFGYTPEKTVINDFSIKIKAGQKVAIVGPTGAGKTTIVNLLMRFYELDSGEILLDGVPISQVPRENVHEQFCMVLQDTWLFDGTIKENIVYCKEGVTEEQVVAACKAVGLHHFIRTLPQGYDTLLNDKASLSQGQKQLVTIARAMIQNAPMLILDEATSSVDTRTELLIQEAMDKLMVGRSSFVIAHRLSTIKNADLILVMKDGDVIESGNHKELMEEGGFYAELYNSQFEPAA; encoded by the coding sequence ATGAGTGAACAAAAGACGAACAGAAGACCGGCGGCTGGAGGCAGGATGGGACGAGGAGGTGCGGAAAAGGCGAAGGATTTTAAGAGAACCTGGGGCAAACTGATTGCCTATTGTAAAAATTATATGCCTGTAATAGTTGTCGCGCTTGTTCTAGCGGCAATCGGGACAGTGCTGCAGATTATTGGCCCGGATAAGCTGAAGGAAATGACCAATGAGATTATGAAGGGGCTACCTCAGTTAGTAGACGGCGTTTCGATTGCCGGTGCAATTGATCTTACCGCGGTGAGGAATATTGCATTCCTGCTGGTAGCATTTTATGCAGGATCAGCGATCCTCAGCTTTATGCAAAGCTATATAATGGCAACGGTAACGCAAAAAATAAGTAAAAATATGCGTACTGGCATATCAAAAAAAATCAACAAACTGCCATTGAAATATTTCGATAGAGTAAGTTACGGTGATATACTCAGCCGGGTAACTAACGATGTGGACACAATCGGGCAAACGATGAACCAAAGTATTGGGAGTCTGGTTACATCTATCACCATGTTTGTGGGATCGGCTTTCATGATGTTTTACAACAATTGGATTATGGCATTAACTGCTATTGGCTCAAGTGTTCTTGGTTTTCTCATTATGGGTATTATCATGGCAAAGTCACAGAAATACTTCGTTCAGCAGCAAGAAGGTTTAGGTGTCGCTAATGGACATATTGAAGAAGTTTATTCCGGTCATAATGTAGTGAAGGTTTATAATGGTGGCAAGGAAGCCAAACGCTATTTTGAGAATGTGAACGAGAGCCTGTATGAAAGTGGTTGGAAGAGTCAGTTTATGTCTGGTCTGATGATGCCGCTCATGATGTTTATCGGCAACTTGGGTTATGTGTCCGTCTGCGTGGTGGGTGCAGCGCTGGCTATGAATGGAACCATCAGCTTCGGTGTGATTGTCGCCTTCATGTTATACATCCGACTGTTTACCCAGCCTCTTTCTCAAATTGCGCAAGCCTTTCAGAATCTGCAAAGAACCGCTGCTGCCAGCGAGCGTGTATTTGAGTTCTTTGACGAGGAAGAACTATCCGATGAAAGCCAAAAAGCAAAACAGCTTGGCAATGTTAAGGGTGATGTGGAATTCCGTCATGTAAAATTCGGATATACACCCGAAAAAACGGTTATCAATGATTTTTCGATCAAAATTAAAGCTGGACAGAAAGTTGCCATTGTCGGACCAACTGGCGCAGGTAAAACCACCATTGTTAATCTGCTGATGCGCTTTTATGAACTGGACAGTGGAGAAATTCTGCTGGACGGTGTTCCAATCAGCCAAGTGCCGCGTGAGAATGTGCATGAGCAGTTTTGTATGGTATTGCAGGACACATGGCTTTTCGATGGCACGATTAAGGAAAACATCGTCTATTGCAAGGAGGGCGTTACAGAAGAACAAGTGGTTGCTGCCTGCAAAGCAGTGGGACTTCATCATTTTATCAGAACCCTACCACAAGGGTATGATACATTGTTAAATGACAAGGCTAGTCTTTCACAGGGGCAAAAACAGCTTGTCACTATTGCTAGAGCAATGATTCAAAACGCCCCAATGCTGATTCTTGATGAGGCGACAAGCTCGGTAGACACCCGCACCGAACTTTTGATTCAGGAGGCTATGGATAAGCTAATGGTAGGACGTTCATCCTTTGTCATTGCCCACCGTCTGTCCACCATAAAAAATGCCGACCTAATCCTGGTGATGAAGGATGGGGACGTTATCGAAAGTGGTAATCACAAAGAACTAATGGAAGAGGGCGGCTTCTACGCTGAACTTTACAACAGCCAGTTTGAACCTGCTGCATAG